GCTCGGGAGGAATCGAACCCCCGACCATCCGGTTATGAGCCGGACGCTCTGCCAACTGAGCTACGAGCCCACTTTTTTGGAGGCGACGGTGGGATTTGAACCCACGAATAGGGATTTTGCAGACCCCCGCCTTAGACCACTTGGCCACGTCGCCTCGCGATTGAAATTTTAGCACAATCTATCTACTGTGTCAATAAAAATATAAAAATTTATATTTTCTTCACTCTATTTTAAAGTATTATAATGCTATAATATTTTTCAGAAATACTAAAATTCTTTTAAAAATTGAGGTGATAAATTGAAATACGTAGTATCATACCAAACAGATCCTAAGGTAATAGAGGAATCATCCCGCAAAATAATTTTAAAATCGAATTATCCTACAATCTATAAAGAATCTTCTGTGATCCATTTATATTACTATTCAGGAAAGCCAAAAACTGATAAAACATTACTTTTTATACATGGATTGGGAACCGGGAATATAAAATATTTAAAATGGTTTCCTGAAAAGTTTTCTCAATATGGTTATGATTCTTATTTAATGATACTTCCATATCATTTTGAAAGAACCCCCAAAGGATATAAAAGTGGTGAATTGTTTTTAAAACCTGAATCATTAAGAGAAAGGTTTGAACATGCGATAGTTGATGCACTAACTTCTTTAGAATATATTAGAAATAAACACAATAGCAAAAGTTATTTGATGGGATTTAGTTTTGGAGGCATGATCTCTACTATAGCATCAGCTTTTTACAAAGTTGATGGTTTATCATTATGTGTAACAGGTGGTAACTTTTATCACATTACTTGGAAAAGTTTTGCAACAAAAGTATTAAGAATGAAATATGAAGAAAACAAAGAATGTGATGTGGAAAAATGTCGTAATTTTCACGGGGAAAGTTTTTATAAGTTTATAGATGATATCAGATCGCCTAATATTTCTAAAGATTCTGCTCCTATTTCGTGTTATGAGTATGATCCTGTAGTATTTGCAAAATTTGTTAAAAGCCCAACTATAATGTTTAGGGCTATTTTTGATATTTTCATACCCAAAAGTTCTTCTTTAGAATTATTTGAAAGAATTGGAAGCAATAGAAAGAAGATGTATACAATCTTTTCAGGACATCTCACTTCTTATATA
This is a stretch of genomic DNA from Thermosipho atlanticus DSM 15807. It encodes these proteins:
- a CDS encoding alpha/beta hydrolase, which codes for MKYVVSYQTDPKVIEESSRKIILKSNYPTIYKESSVIHLYYYSGKPKTDKTLLFIHGLGTGNIKYLKWFPEKFSQYGYDSYLMILPYHFERTPKGYKSGELFLKPESLRERFEHAIVDALTSLEYIRNKHNSKSYLMGFSFGGMISTIASAFYKVDGLSLCVTGGNFYHITWKSFATKVLRMKYEENKECDVEKCRNFHGESFYKFIDDIRSPNISKDSAPISCYEYDPVVFAKFVKSPTIMFRAIFDIFIPKSSSLELFERIGSNRKKMYTIFSGHLTSYIFKNYIFKKTVEFFEKNTVV